From a region of the Bradysia coprophila strain Holo2 chromosome X unlocalized genomic scaffold, BU_Bcop_v1 contig_173, whole genome shotgun sequence genome:
- the LOC119068178 gene encoding papilin isoform X2: MDLTRRLQYAALTLFLITLVIGSSHTRLHGRRHKRQHGAHLYLPESYIVPEGEGRHGEWGDWGSPSECSRTCGGGVAYQTRECLNVGSDGTPRCSGGDKKYFSCNSQDCPESELDFRSQQCAHFDSVPFEGIRYSWVPYTKAPNPCELNCMPKGERFYYRHKAKVIDGTPCNDESLDVCVNGECQPVGCDMMLGSSAREDKCRKCAGDGSSCKTVSGILDMNDLQVGYNDILLIPSSATNIEIREISPSNNYLAIRNLAGHYYLNGNWRIDFPRPLTFANAIWHYDRKPQGFAAPDHVSCMGPISEPVYLVLLYQDRNVGIRYEYSVPESSAHLSEPETYAWTFTDFGPCSSTCGGGVQTRTVTCNGRTNLTRVDDELCDISNRPNESQKCGKGACPANWKEGPFGKCSAPCGNNGTQTRTVTCEKVLENGSSQPIDDSVCLQQIGAKPSTISECNVGKICAEWHIGSWQPCDKLCGPGTQKRKLKCFHKVNGKIEVLDDDQCVDEKPEESRECTLRPCEGVDWITSSWSGCKTCGLTQETRTAHCASKSGTIYNETFCANRKKPELTRECQAPDCDYQWFKSQWSKCSAECGNGVQTRQIVCGKLAGNAIEKSDDESKCTDEKPIAEKECSVEKECPGQWFSGPWGECDKKCGGGKRTRKVLCIANGVPVKANECNEDTIEFSTDECNKNACIEDETIPVDSTSKPITEDDEGEDWCDEEDETETTDEMEIVKIVPTDSTGISDGFEVDSTSDTTESSLITDDLMLSDATGFETESTQTDSVTDISISTVDGSGDVSEDDRFAGTDGSGDDESTATTDGSSVTDSASTDKTSGGSDSTDQTGSDSTDQTGSEATDSTGNTSESSTDSIISSSQSSQSQSESSSSSGASSDDLPTTASDLADTTSSAPETTTDLPTSDTTIISTTDFTTDTTTDIITTELSTEGTTEGSTEGSTEGSTAGSTEGSTEGSTEAATEGSTTGASEATSDASETSTQSGTSIDLTETTDSSAVSEQSTSSGQTSADVESSTVASDGATDTTGISTASEDGTDVTSSTDLPDASATTSSGTGETDATETTDTAGTTESTIAVSTEEDVEGTTVDIWSTTDASDQTDEEDKFGSTPNTLEAIITQEQTPKKCKPRPKVSACLKSTFGCCADNTTAATGPFDEGCPVPETCADTKYGCCPDGLSPAEGKKFKGCPEAECVESLFGCCSDGITEAENEEQIGCPIITTTPAPTTTTKAPPTPAKSDAVKGAAPHKFCQDSQYGCCQDGVSEATGPRFHGCDCKKSEFGCCPDQRTPAEGPNKEGCSPCLSEPFGCCRDGVTPAHGPNHEGCCLESRFGCCPDNINEARGPNLEDCGCEYSPYGCCPDNKTSARGGDNDGCGCEHAPYGCCPDKLTPAKGPKFEGCPCHSFQFGCCPDGVTIPQGPLNYGCHCSQSEFKCCSDEVTPAKGPNFEGCSCSTSKYGCCPDGHTEAQGSNFDGCEDIPKTPQKSCSLPKDGGTCGNFTVKNFFDVEYGACSRFWYSGCGGNDNRFETIEECKGTCEEAEGKNACLLPKIHGPCTGYYPSFYYDTDRNMCSQFVYGGCLGNNNRFETIEACQELCVVDKALPPCDQPLDEGPCHGSFESWYFDKESDTCRQFYFGGCKGNKNRYATEASCNYHCKAPGIHKVKDLCAKPAELGEGQNYETRWYYDTKEERCRQFYYGGAGGNDNNFHDEQSCLARCEQQQTTTTTQRPRQRPEQRPEQRPEQRPEPQQPGRFETKHCFLDYDSGECRVSEARYYYNKDEGLCDVFAYGGCGGNENNFHSAEECEQQCGDVQDLCDLPPVYGQCQDNVTRWYYDRRSEECVEFSFSGCRGNKNNFYTEGECRNQCSRRSDPRDERTQAPPHSETESICSAPMEYGDCEDNVLSYFYRPDTSACEAFYYSGCGGNGNRFETEEQCERQCGSYRGVDVCHERVEPGPCDQWQTRYYYNQDARRCEPFTYGGCQGNGNRFNSESECQSICITHEEPANNQNKAVCSLPVLVGKCLDSQDYHKRWYYDDSRGNCVSFIYSGCAGNQNNFRSFESCTEYCGNLRPDDSENVIDHGDSQTAVPDTCQQYIDACSRLNCPYGISRSYGPEDGCERCECDDPCRTYLCPDDSQCAVDITPDPQLGTAFTPICRKANKPGDCPTLGNSSRCDRECYNDADCRGESKCCVAGCGYSCVLPAEADVSIPDEPIQPPVYYPGAQAPKLEEKPQEEIDVIQPEGDLATLRCFATGYPLPTVTWKRGQVIINTNQGRYVLTSTGDLQIVQVHRSDSGTYVCVADNGIGAPVEREIKLDVADPVQRKAYILGDTNSTKILTLNQPATVRCLAGGYPKPYVSWWRGTEMLPFSSARHEINRDFSLVFQRLELSDLGPYVCQAYSGEGKPVSMHVTLKAVGPVHVRNREDEQYLKYLVSSPEVPTTPRPDPRYPYRPVIKPPRVIPRPDIPVVVEEPQQPSVRVTAEMTLPNGHSFGVGSEISITCNVGGYPVPTVIWYKNDVEIVADNRIRIIEQPHQLIIADTNADDAGFYKCAANNNISSAYHAEQITIDEDNVQGIYVPADCTDNPFFANCKLIVKAKYCQHKYYAKFCCKSCTLAGQLYYSTNRNY; the protein is encoded by the exons ATATGCCGCCTtgacattatttttaattaccCTAGTCATAGGTTCCTCACACACTAGACTG CATGGTCGTCGGCACAAACGACAACATGGAGCACATTTATACCTGCCTGAAAGTTATATCGTACCAGAAGGTGAAGGTCGTCACGGAGAATGGGGAGACTGGGGATCACCATCCGAGTGTTCGAGGACGTGCGGTGGTGGTGTAGCTTATCAAACTAGAGAATGTTTAAATGTTGG ATCCGACGGTACGCCAAGATGTTCTGGTGGCgataaaaaatacttttcgtGTAATTCTCAA GATTGTCCCGAATCCGAACTGGATTTCAGGTCACAACAATGTGCACACTTTGATAGTGTACCATTCGAAGGAATTAGATACAGCTGGGTGCCCTACACAAAGGCACCGAACCCTTGCGAATTGAATTGTATGCCGAAGGGCGAACGATTTTACTACAGACATAAAGCGAAGGTTATCGATGGTACACCGTGTAACGATGAATCGTTGGACGTGTGCGTGAATGGAGAATGTCAG CCCGTTGGCTGTGATATGATGCTCGGTTCGTCAGCTCGTGAAGATAAGTGTCGAAAATGCGCTGGAGACGGTTCGTCGTGCAAGACAGTGTCCGGCATCTTAGACATGAATGATCTTCAAGTTG GCTACAATGACATTTTACTGATTCCATCCAGTGCCACGAATATTGAGATCCGTGAAATATCTCCGTCGAACAATTACTTGGCTATCCGAAATCTAGCCGGACACTACTATTTGAATGGCAACTGGAGAATCGACTTTCCCCGCCCATTGACATTCGCAAATGCTATCTGGCATTATGATCGAAAACCGCAAGGATTTGCCGCTCCAGATCATGTGTCTTGTATGGGCCCGATATCAGAGCCAGTGTATCTCGTGTTACTGTATCAAGATAGAAATGTTGGCATTCGATACGAGTACAGTGTTCCCGAAAGTTCAGCACATCTGTCTGAACCGGAAACGTACGCTTGGACGTTCACCGATTTCGGACCGTGCTCATCAACATGTGGAGGCGGTGTTCAGACGCGTACGGTGACTTGCAACGGAAGGACCAATCTTACTCGAGTTGATGATGAATTATGTGACATAAGCAACAGACCGAATGAAAGCCAGAAATGTGGGAAGGGAGCATGCCCTGCCAACTGGAAAGAGGGTCCATTTGGAAAATGTTCAGCACCATGCGGCAATAATGGAACGCAAACAAGGACCGTCACTTGTGAAAAAGTATTAGAAAATGG CTCTTCACAGCCCATCGACGATTCAGTGTGTTTGCAACAAATTGGAGCTAAACCATCAACTATCAGTGAATGCAACGTGGGTAAAATTTGTGCTGAGTGGCATATTGGATCCTGGCAACCT TGTGATAAACTTTGCGGTCCTGGTActcaaaaacgaaaactgaAATGCTTCCATAAAGTGAATGGTAAGATCGAAGTTCTAGATGATGACCAATGTGTTGACGAAAAGCCAGAAGAAAGCCGTGAATGCACACTACGTCCATGTGAAGGTGTGGATTGGATAACATCGTCATGGAGTGGC TGTAAAACTTGTGGCCTTACTCAAGAAACGCGTACGGCGCATTGTGCTTCGAAATCAGGTACCATTTACAACGAAACATTTTGTGCAAATCGAAAAAAGCCGGAACTCACACGTGAATGCCAAGCACCTGATTGTGATTATCAATGGTTCAAATCTCAGTGGAGTAAATGTTCAGCAGAATGCGGCAATGGAGTGCAAACCAGACAAATTGTGTGTGGTAAACTTGCCGGAAATGCCATTGAAAAGTCAGATGACGAAAGTAAATGTACCGATGAGAAGCCAATTGCCGAAAAGGAATGCTCAGTAGAAAAAGAGTGCCCTGGACAATGGTTCTCCGGACCATGGGGAGAATGTGATAAAAAGTGTGGGGGTGGAAAGCGCACTAGAAAAGTTCTATGCATTGCAAATGGCGTACCGGTTAAGGCAAATGAATGCAACGAAGACACCATAGAATTCAGCACCGATGAGTGTAACAAAAATGCGTGCATTGAAGATGAAACAATTCCCGTTGATTCGACAAGTAAACCAATAACTGAAGACGATGAAGGCGAAGATTGGTGTGACGAAGAAGATGAAACTGAAACTACGGacgaaatggaaattgttaaaattgtaCCAACTGACTCTACAGGCATTTCAGATGGATTCGAAGTGGATTCAACGTCTGATACCACCGAGTCGTCATTGATCACCGACGATTTGATGCTTAGTGATGCAACTGGCTTCGAAACTGAATCAACACAAACGGATAGCGTCACAGATATTTCAA TTTCAACGGTTGATGGTTCTGGCGATGTAAGTGAAGATGATAGATTTGCTGGAACTGACGGAAGTGGTGATGACGAAAGTACTGCAACAACAGATGGCTCAAGCGTCACAGATTCAGCATCAACAGATAAAACAAGTGGTGGTTCGGATTCAACAGACCAAACTGGATCAGATTCAACCGATCAAACCGGATCAGAAGCAACAGATTCCACAGGAAACACTTCCGAAAGCTCAACTGACAGCATCATTTCTTCATCACAATCTTCGCAATCTCAATCTGAAAGTAGTAGCAGTTCTGGAGCAAGTTCTGATGATCTTCCAACTACAGCTTCTGATTTGGCCGACACAACCTCATCAGCGCCAGAAACAACCACCGATCTACCGACAAGCGACACCACAATCATATCTACAACAGATTTCACAACAGACACAACCACTGATATAATTACCACAGAATTGAGTACTGAAGGTACAACAGAGGGAAGCACCGAAGGAAGCACTGAAGGAAGTACAGCAGGAAGCACAGAGGGAAGCACAGAAGGAAGTACTGAAGCGGCGACAGAAGGATCAACTACGG GTGCTTCAGAGGCAACATCTGACGCATCAGAAACATCAACACAAAGTGGTACTTCAATTGATCTCACTGAAACAACAGATTCTTCGGCAGTTTCAG aACAATCAACATCATCTGGTCAGACAAGCGCAGATGTAGAATCCTCTACGGTAGCCAGCGATGGTGCCACTGACACAACTGGTATTTCGACTGCTTCCGAAGATGGAACAGATGTAACGTCATCAACGGACTTGCCTGATGCAAGCGCAACAACATCTTCTGGTACAGGTGAAACTGATGCGACAGAAACGACGGATACAGCTGGAACAACTGAGTCTACGATTGCAGTAAGCACTGAAGAGGATGTTGAAGGAACGACAGTAGATATCTGGTCAACAACAGATGCATCCGATCAAACAGATGAAGAAGATAAATTTGGAAGTACCCCGAACACTCTAGAAGCCATCATAACTCAAGAGCAAACGCCAAAGAAATGTAAGCCTAGACCAAAGGTTTCCGCATGTTTGAAATCAACATTCGGCTGTTGTGCGGATAACACTACAGCCGCAACGGGACCGTTTGATGAAGGATGCCCTGTTCCTGAGACATGCGCAGATACCAAATATGGATGTTGTCCAGATGGTTTATCACCTGCCGAAGGCAAGAAATTTAAGGGATGTCCCGAAGCTGAATGCGTTGAGAGCTTATTCGGCTGTTGTTCCGACGGAATTACCGAAGCCGAAAACGAAGAACAGATTGGATGTCCGATCATTACAACTACACCAGCACCTACAACCACTACTAAAGCACCACCTACACCTGCAAAATCAGACGCTGTCAAAGGTGCTGCCCCACACAAATTCTGTCAAGATTCACAATATGGTTGTTGCCAAGATGGTGTATCAGAAGCAACTGGCCCTAGATTCCATGGATGTGATTGTAAAAAGAGCGAATTTGGTTGCTGCCCCGATCAAAGAACTCCTGCTGAGGGACCAAACAAAGAAGGTTGCTCGCCATGTCTTTCTGAACCATTTGGATGTTGCCGTGACGGTGTCACACCAGCTCATGGACCGAATCATGAAGGTTGCTGCCTCGAATCCAGATTTGGGTGCTGCCCAGACAATATTAATGAAGCTCGTGGACCAAATCTTGAAGACTGTGGATGCGAATATTCTCCCTACGGATGTTGTCCAGATAATAAAACATCGGCTCGAGGTGGCGACAATGACGGTTGTGGTTGCGAACATGCTCCTTACGGTTGTTGTCCAGACAAATTAACGCCTGCCAAAGGACCTAAATTTGAGGGTTGTCCATGCCATTCGTTCCAATTCGGTTGTTGTCCAGATGGAGTCACCATTCCACAAGGTCCACTCAACTACGGATGCCATTGTTCACAAAGCGAATTCAAGTGTTGTTCTGATGAAGTTACCCCAGCCAAGGGACCAAACTTTGAAGGATGCTCATGTTCCACTAGTAAATACGGTTGCTGTCCAGATGGTCATACCGAAGCTCAAGGAAGCAACTTTGATGGTTGCGAAGACATTCCAAAGACACCGCAAAAATCCTGCAGTCTTCCGAAAGATGGCGGTACCTGTGGCAATTTCACCGTTAAAAACTTCTTTGATGTTGAATATGGAGCTTGTTCACGATTCTGGTACAGTGGATGCGGCGGTAATGATAATCGTTTCGAAACGATCGAAGAGTGTAAAGGTACATGCGAAGAGGCTGAAGGAAAGAATGCTTGTTTGTTGCCGAAAATCCATGGTCCATGTACCGGATATTATCCGTCATTCTATTACGACACCGACCGAAATATGTGTTCACAGTTCGTGTATGGCGGATGTCTGGGTAACAACAATCGATTCGAAACAATTGAAGCTTGCCAGGAACTTTGTGTCGTTGATAAGGCTTTAC CTCCATGTGATCAACCTCTTGATGAAGGGCCGTGCCATGGTAGTTTCGAAAGCTGGTACTTCGATAAGGAATCAGATACGTGTCGCCAGTTCTACTTCGGCGGATGCAAAGGAAACAAGAATCGATATGCTACAGAAGCTTCTTGTAACTATCACTGCAAGGCTCCTGGCATTCACAAAG TTAAAGACCTTTGTGCCAAGCCCGCAGAATTGGGTGAAGGACAAAATTATGAAACACGCTGGTACTACGATACAAAAGAGGAACGTTGCCGTCAATTCTATTACGGTGGAGCAGGTGGTAACGACAATAATTTCCATGATGAACAGTCTTGCCTTGCACGATGTGAACAGCagcaaaccacaacaactacACAACGACCACGACAACGACCAGAACAACGACCTGAGCAGCGACCTGAACAACGGCCTGAGCCACAGCAACCTGGACGCTTCGAAACAAAACACTGCTTCCTGGACTACGATTCCGGTGAATGTAGAGTGTCCGAAGCCCGATACTATTACAATAAGGACGAAGGCCTTTGTGACGTTTTCGCATACGGCGGATGCGGaggaaatgaaaacaatttccattcgGCTGAGGAATGTGAACAGCAATGCGGTGATGTTCAAGATCTTTGCGATTTGCCACCTGTGTATGGACAGTGTCAAGATAATGTAACCCGTTGGTACTACGATCGACGATCAGAGGAATGTGTCGAATTTTCGTTCAGTGGCTGCCGTGGTAATAAGAACAATTTCTACACTGAAGGTGAGTGTAGGAATCAATGTAGCCGACGAAGCGATCCAAGAGACGAAAGAACACAGGCACCTCCACATTCAGAA ACTGAATCAATTTGCTCAGCTCCAATGGAATACGGTGACTGTGAAGACAACGTATTGTCCTATTTCTACAGACCAGACACTTCAGCTTGTGAAGCTTTCTACTACAGTGGATGCGGAGGCAATGGCAATCGTTTTGAAACCGAAGAACAGTGCGAACGCCAATGTGGATCTTACAGAGGAGTTG ACGTATGCCACGAAAGAGTTGAGCCGGGACCTTGCGATCAATGGCAAACTCGCTATTATTATAATCAAGATGCTCGTCGATGTGAACCGTTCACATACGGTGGATGCCAAGGAAACGGCAACCGGTTCAATTCCGAATCGGAATGTCAATCGATCTGTATAACTCATGAAGAGCCTGCAAACAATCAGAACAAAG CCGTCTGCTCATTGCCCGTTTTAGTGGGTAAATGTTTAGATTCGCAAGACTATCACAAGCGTTGGTATTACGATGATAGTCGCGGAAATTGTGTCTCGTTCATTTATAGTGGTTGTGCTGGTAATCAGAACAACTTTAGGTCATTTGAAAGTTGTACTGAATATTGTGGTAATC TTCGTCCCGATGACAGCGAGAACGTTATTGATCACGGAGACTCACAAACGGCTGTACCGGACACTTGTCAGCAATATATTGATGCTTGCAGTCGCCTCAACTGTCCGTATGGAATATCCAGAAGCTATGGTCCGGAAGACGGCTGTGAACGTTGCGAATGCGATGATCCATGTCGAACGTATTTGTGTCCGGACGACAGTCAATGTGCGGTTGATATCACACCTGATCCTCAGTTAGGAACGGCATTCACACCGATTTGTCGAAAAG CAAACAAACCAGGCGATTGTCCAACATTGGGTAATAGCTCGAGATGCGATCGTGAATGTTACAATGATGCTGATTGCCGCGGTGAAAGTAAATGCTGTGTGGCGGGTTGTGGTTACAGTTGTGTTCTACCAGCTGAAGCTGACGTTTCCATTCCTGATGAGCCTATTCAACCTCCCGTATATTATCCTGGCGCACAAGCTCcgaaattggaagaaaaaccACAAGAGGAAATTGATGTCATTCAGCCGGAAGGAGATTTGGCTACGTTACGCTGCTTCGCAACTGGATACCCGTTACCAACTGTTACGTGGAAGCGTGGCCAAGTTATT ATTAACACCAATCAGGGACGTTACGTTCTTACATCAACTGGAGACTTACAAATTGTTCAAGTTCATCGATCTGATAGTGGAACATACGTTTGCGTGGCTGACAATGGTATCGGTGCCCCGGTTGAAAGAGAAATCAAGCTCGATGTTGCAG ATCCTGTACAACGTAAGGCTTACATTCTTGGTGACACTAACTCAACTAAAATTTTAACGCTCAACCAACCGGCAACTGTCCGTTGCTTGGCTGGCGGCTATCCAAAACCATATGTATCATGGTGGCGTGGAACTGAAATGCTTCCATTCTCTTCGGCGCGTCACGAGATCAATCGTGACTTTTCGCTAGTTTTCCAACGGCTTGAACTGTCCGATCTGGGTCCGTATGTGTGTCAAGCGTATTCCGGTGAAGGTAAACCGGTTTCCATGCATGTTACACTTAAAGCCGTGGGTCCTGTGCATGTAAGGAATAGAGAGGATGAACAATATCTGAAGTACTTGGTATCGTCACCCGAAGTACCGACAACACCGCGACCGGATCCTAGATATCCGTACAGACCGGTCATAAAACCACCAAGAGTTATTCCACGACCTGATATTCCAGTTGTGGTAGAAGAGCCACAACAGCCGTCGG TTCGTGTAACAGCAGAAATGACTCTTCCGAATGGACACAGTTTCGGCGTTGGATCGGAAATTTCAATCACATGCAATGTGGGCGGCTACCCAGTTCCGACAGTGATATGGTACAAGAATGACGTTGAAATTGTCGCCGACAATCGAATTCGAATTATCG AACAACCACATCAGCTCATCATCGCTGACACAAATGCCGATGATGCCGGTTTCTATAAATGCGCAGCCAACAATAACATTAGTAGTGCATATCATgctgaacaaataactatcgATG AAGACAACGTTCAAGGCATTTACGTACCGGCCGACTGTACCGACAATCCGTTCTTTGCCAACTGTAAATTAATCGTTAAAGCCAAATACTGCCAACACAAATACTACGCCAAATTCTGTTGTAAATCATGCACATTGGCTGGTCAATTGTACTATTCgacaaatcgaaattattaa